A window of Streptomyces sp. Je 1-332 genomic DNA:
GATGTGCTGTGCATCCAGGAGACCAAGACCACCGCGGAGCAGTTCCCCGCCGCCGAGCTGCGCGAGCTCGGCTACGAGTCGGTGGTGAACGCGACGGGCCGGTGGAACGGCGTCGCGCTGGTCTCCCGCGTGGGCCTCGACGACGTGACGACCGGACTGCCCGGCGGCCCCGACTACGACGGGATCCAGGAGCCGCGCGCGATCTCCGCCACCTGCGGCCCGGCCCGCGTCTGGTCGGTCTATGTGCCGAACGGCCGCGAGGTGGACCACGCGCACTTCGCGTACAAGCTCCAGTGGTTCGAGGCCCTGAAGGCCGCGGTCGCCGCCGACTCGGCGGGCGACCGCCCGTTCGCGGTCCTCGGTGACTTCAATGTGGCGCCGACCGACGCGGACGTGTGGGACCCGACCCTCTTCGAGGGCGCCACGCACGTGACGCCCGCCGAGCGCACGGCGCTCGCGGCGCTGCGCGAGGCGGGCCTCTCGGACGTCGTGCCGCGCCCCCTGAAGTACGACCACCCGTTCACGTACTGGGACTACCGCCAGCTCGGCTTCCCCAAGAACAGGGGAATGCGCATCGATCTGGTGTACGGGAACGAGGCCTTCACCAAGGCCGTGACGGACTCGTACGTGGACCGTGAGGAGCGCAAGGGCAAGGGCGCCTCCGACCACGCGCCGGTCGTAGTCGACCTCGACGTGTGACACAGCGGTGAGCGGGTGCGGTGACGGCCGGAAGAGCACCTCCGGCCGCCGCCCGTCCCTTACGGCTCCAGCAACCGCAGATCCACCGACTCCGCGATCGCGGCGAGCCCCGCGTCGCCGGGATGCAGATGGTCCCCGCTGTCGTACTCCGCCCGCATCCGCGCCTGATTCGCCGGGTCGCGCAGCACCGCGTCGAAGTCCAGGACGGCGTCGAAGTCGTCGCCGCCCCGCAGATAGGCGTTGACCTTCATCCGCTCGGCATCCGCCGCCGCCGTGCACAGTGACTCGCCCTGGCAGGGCGCGATCGTCGCGGCCACCACACGCAGGCCGCGCGCGTGCGCCCGCCCGGCGATCTCCCGCATCCCGGCGACGACCTGATCCGCCGACGCGCCCCACCGCACGTCGTTGACCCCCTCGAAGAGGACGACCGTACGGGCCGACGTCTGGGCGAACACATCCCGGTCCAGGCGGTGCAACGCGCTCACGCCGCCCGTGTCCGTGGAGACACCGTCGCCGGGGTAGCGGTCCGCGACCACGCGATTCGCCGAGATCCCCTGGTTCAGCACGCCGAAGCGCGGCACCTCGTCCTGCTGGAGCAGCCGCGTCGCGAGGACGTCGGGCCAGCGGTGGTTCGCGTCCTGCGTCGACTTCACGCCGTCCGTGATGGAGTCGCCGAGCAGCACGACCGATCCGGGTCCGCCCGACACGTCGACGCCCGTGAGCAGCGGCCAGGTCGTGATCGTCGAGGTGTACGCCGCCGGGGAGCCGTCCGCCGCGTGGTCGCCGGGACCGCTCACGTACGAGCGCTGAATGGCCTGGCTGTGGACGGGCGCTGTCGTCACCGTCTCCGGGAGGTGGAAGCTCACCAGGAGGTTGGTGTCTTCGGGTACGTCGAAGTCGAGCGGGTCGCTGAACACCTGTGCTCCCGCCGGGAGTTCAGCACCCCTCTTGCCCCGGAAGGACAGCGGCACGGGCTCGCCGCGCGCCCCCGCCCCGGACTCCTGCACCGCCACCGTCGCGCTCCCGATCCGTACCGGAGCCGAGGCGAAGGTGTTGTCGAGCCGGATCCGCACCCGGGGACCGCCCGTACTGGTGTGGACGACGAGCCGCACGGTCCGGTCGGCCCACGGGCCCACCGCGGTGTACCCGGCCGTCGACGTCGACCAGCTCCCGGTCCACCCCTTCGCCGGCTGCCGCACGGAGAGCGCGAAGACGTGCAGATCCGGGGCGCCCGGGTCCTTGGGCAGGGTCACCGACGTGACATCGCGCCCACGCGCCACCGGCACGGTCACGACGTACAGCTTTGCCTTCTCGGCGAGTTGGCCGCCCGGAGTGTTCACATGCGGCAGCGCGACCGCCTTCGTGGCGAGCGGGCCCGCGCGCCAGTCCGGCGCCGTCAGACGGTACGTCCCCTTCGAACCGTCCCCGTAGCGCACCGTCCCCGTGCCGCTCGCCTCGCCGCCCGTGCCCGCGACCAGGAAGGCCAGGGCGTCCCCGCGCCCGCGCACCCGCACGGCCTGCCCGTCGGCGCGGACGTTGTCCGCCTCGCCCGGCTCCGTGCGCGGCAGGGTGAGCCGCGCCCCGTC
This region includes:
- a CDS encoding SGNH/GDSL hydrolase family protein, producing the protein MLQRPGRRSWGAAAVLAVLAGAVPVATAQAAPHRPGPLPLERLFDNRAVSDDARPADADFDGSGGSLSARDLDAAGWTPGRSLAVDGARLTLPRTEPGEADNVRADGQAVRVRGRGDALAFLVAGTGGEASGTGTVRYGDGSKGTYRLTAPDWRAGPLATKAVALPHVNTPGGQLAEKAKLYVVTVPVARGRDVTSVTLPKDPGAPDLHVFALSVRQPAKGWTGSWSTSTAGYTAVGPWADRTVRLVVHTSTGGPRVRIRLDNTFASAPVRIGSATVAVQESGAGARGEPVPLSFRGKRGAELPAGAQVFSDPLDFDVPEDTNLLVSFHLPETVTTAPVHSQAIQRSYVSGPGDHAADGSPAAYTSTITTWPLLTGVDVSGGPGSVVLLGDSITDGVKSTQDANHRWPDVLATRLLQQDEVPRFGVLNQGISANRVVADRYPGDGVSTDTGGVSALHRLDRDVFAQTSARTVVLFEGVNDVRWGASADQVVAGMREIAGRAHARGLRVVAATIAPCQGESLCTAAADAERMKVNAYLRGGDDFDAVLDFDAVLRDPANQARMRAEYDSGDHLHPGDAGLAAIAESVDLRLLEP
- a CDS encoding exodeoxyribonuclease III, yielding MRIATWNVNSITARLPRLLAWLESSGTDVLCIQETKTTAEQFPAAELRELGYESVVNATGRWNGVALVSRVGLDDVTTGLPGGPDYDGIQEPRAISATCGPARVWSVYVPNGREVDHAHFAYKLQWFEALKAAVAADSAGDRPFAVLGDFNVAPTDADVWDPTLFEGATHVTPAERTALAALREAGLSDVVPRPLKYDHPFTYWDYRQLGFPKNRGMRIDLVYGNEAFTKAVTDSYVDREERKGKGASDHAPVVVDLDV